The genome window AAGCCGAGGCTTGGTTATGTCCGAGAGGGAGCAGCAGGCCCAAAAAGGGTTGCGCAAATGGTCCAACTTGTCTACGCCATCCACGGTGATGCCGTGGTTTTGCCACGGTGATGCCAAAGATTACCCAAATTTTTTTCGAACctagggtttaggaaaccctaaatatgcttctaatttaagtttatacattgactcacatattcaacataacaatttaattgtgcaatacatgaaacaaatataagcctttgaatttggatgatagcagaaaacaaatataagcctttgaatttggatgtcaaatatatatattgaaaaatataagcctttgaaacatatatatatatatatatatatatatcttcttttattttaagcatacctgattagcagaaaacgaatataagcctttgaatttggatGATAGCAGACTCATACGATCTGTCAATTCCTCAGCTTCTGGCAATAacgtgctgataacatgttgtaggcctatttgattgaacgatctagggtttagagagaggggGGCCGGCCAcaattagagagaagagagggtgatttaattgtgaggtgtgtttgattcaccccattgtgcctttatttatagtagtaggatataTAAAAACCTTTcgctttaggattacaacatttaataggaaattaactcctaataggaatataagatacattcacATATCTACTCGGATTTACAAAATCACATTTCTATTCTAAGTATGACTGCAACActattaattattataaacttatttataaaattataatttatttgatttaaaatatttaaaatgaaataaaattaaaaattaaaagaaaaattattctccTCTCAACTCTCCAACctcctccctaacattaccccgCTCTTTTTTATGTCACAACCTTAATCATTTGTAGATTGGAAGTTTTATTTCttatatgtgttatttctcATTGATTTGCATTTTTCTGTAAAGAGAAGGGGTAATTATTTCTCATATGGTTTTTCTgatgaattttttaaaagagaTTGAATGAAATGTCTTTAATTGGCTAATAGATCAAACACGAGGACTAAATTAACCAAATCAAAAAATGAGGACTAAATTGGCTATATGGCTATAactcaaggaccattttgacatttaagccaaTTTTCAAACAACATGGTGTTTTAagtattttcacatcaaattttgattaGAATTATAAAAAGATATAATGGTTGGCTAATATTCTATTAAGGACAATTTgtctatttttccaaatttctcgTTTAACAGGAGTGTGTCTTGAATGATTGTGTCATCCAAATTAAATTGCTACTATGTCAGTTTTAGGCTCACTTCAAGAAAATACAAGGCCCAAACCCATCTCAATTCCCACATAATTCCATCTCCTTCCACTCACCCTAATTCAAATAgcattagttttaagttttaaacttATTATTGGAGATTAGGGGTTTGGCTTCAATGGTATGAGTGTTTTAACGttatatttgatttaaaaaattaatggaAGCAAAATCCTTTGACATATTCAGCTAGTTAGTCTTCAAAATTTGTTAGTGTAGAGCAAAAAAACATTTATCGGAAATGATTTCTATATGCTCATTTTCTATCTAAGCATGCccttatttatttatgatttttggattaaataaattaaagagaatcaaaacataaaattaaacaagaatGTGCATGAAGAAAGGAGTTTGTGGAAATATTTACGTCCCCAAATTGGCTCATATGCAACTATAGCTGTGTTCTTTCTCAACTCTCCTCCAAAAGGAATTTgtaaaaataacaaaatctgGGTTTAGTCTGATTCCATGCCCTGCTTGATTATACAACTAAGCAATAAGCATGGCAAGAATTATCACTAGACGCTAACCAAAATCTGGGGGCGTTTTTGCACACCACTCTAATGATCACCAAAACATATGTACTGTTAGATAAGTGTTGTTTAATATATCTACTatacaaatttcaaattttaaacttCTCTAACCGCAATCAGTGCAGTTAGCGATGCAAAATATATCCATGGTGTAACGTGCAAAACTGCAATCCAGATGTCATATTCACTTATTTTACTTACAAAAATATGGAGAAACAATTGAAGAATGTGGATTCTCTTGCAACAACAGAGTCAAGTGCATGATTTTCTACCTTCAATTATCAGAAAaatatcaattaaaaataaatcacCTGGTTCATAACACAAAACTAAAGAGTAAAAACCATATTTTATTATATAGTTATGTATGAGATTCCTACTAGATTAGGTGGGGAAGGTCTTTCATtaccactgttctaaaaaacggTCTAGGCGATGTCTAGGCACTAGGCGGTGGTGAGCCGAGGCGTTTTCTTGCAAATCTGTTGGAAACATCGGATTGGCTCTAGGCGGGGTAGGCGGGGCTaggcgttttttttttaatgaaattaaaaaataaaataaaataatcctaTCTAAGTCTAAGTGGTTTaaaattgtgaacttgttgtacATTTGTCATCCTACAATACTCCTCACTATGGTTATATGGTATATAtacttaatgtgtttttaaattttggacttgttggatactctttttgcattttatcatttttttattatcttatccatggatttcatacaagtataattttttgtaagtgtcaatatgcactcatttacaagatatacaagaaaattACCTAAATCCACCTAGGCCGCCTAGACCccacctagccgcctaggcgctaggcgccagCCTGCCGCtcaactagcgcctagcgttttttagatcCTTGTTCTTTACCAACTCAATCTTTTTTGTTCCACTTTAAGAAGGCTCATCTCCTTAGGGATGGACACAATTTGGTTCAGTGCAGTTTTGGGTGAAACCGaaactaaaatcaatttttttgtgGTTCAGTGTGATGCAATTTTGAAGCTtgaaccgaaatgaaaccaaaccttTGGTTGTGGTTTAGTTCGATTTTACACAGTTTTGGTTTCTGCTTCAAACTATATGCAAACTAAATGCTTTATTACAacccaattgaaaaaaaaaaaaaaatcaagatcaAAAGGTCTTATGACATTACTTTAACACAACCCAATTGAAAAGGTTAAGTTTGTCATACTGAAACTAAAGTTCAAACAAGCTTCAACATTAAAATGCCTTATAGCAATAGTAGTACAACCCAACAAAAGAGTTTTGGTGCTTTCAACTTTCAAGTTACTACTTTGTATTgttcaactctttttctttcacTTTCCTTTTGGACACTTACTCTTCAAAGGTTGAGAAGGAATTTCAGCTTGTGAACGGGCTTGAAAAGGCGATACTCGGGAATACCTTGGACCTTGTGAAAGTGAAATCGATGGATAAAAGCCACTAAAGCTTGTAAACTAGAAGATTGAGATAGCGTTGGAGCTTCTTGTTGTGGTTTTGGATTAAGGTTGAAGAGTAAGATGGGTGATGCTTGAATTCAAATTGGCCACTCTACataatacaaatatataaacaataTAAATTACATTAGTTGttactagcatttgcctacacacttcgtgtgtatgaacacatttttttagaaaatgagaaggagagagggatgGAGAGAGAGGACGTggggggagtgggaggttttttttattttttataaatattggaggtattttaacataATCTGTTAgtgaggtttcaataaaaaaacagtaaaatttggacctgtgaaattacattattacccttttttttgtgtaatagaagactaagtagtcttttcaccctcttttggttgacaaagaaggttttattaattaatagagataaACTTTAGGAAGCTTATAAAAGTAACAaactacattgaaaatataaaacaaagaaAGCATACAATATAAACtacataatattaatattaaattaaatattatttattttttgccgTGTGGTTCGATTTCGGTGTGTGACATACCCCGACCTAAGttgaggcatgctggccgtcatgtAAGGGTGACGTAGCCTAGTGCGCAACAGAAGTGATAGTAACAAGAAtatgtgaataaaaaaaaaccaaacctaaaCTTATTTAAACTAGAGATAATATATATAAGTCTGCAGAAGTGACCAAAAACCAAATACAAGTATTTAGAGCATAGGCAATCCAACAGTGCAGTCAAACtgaacaagtactaattatacaaacaGGGAGAAGATCCCTACATTTATTTATGGAAACATCAGAATTGCCAGATAGTGCCACAGATACAAACAGCTACCTaggacctggaggggcgcaaaacagaagggtgagtgggcacaAACAAAGCTTTTGAAAACATAGTTATCTTTctgaacataataacccctcactgtaaaacttgtatagttcccagaaaataatactacGTATATATGTAAAAACAATGCACAAGGGCGGCAGTGAAAACCAAAATATGCCATGTCATAACGTTTCAGCACTAAACATTTAAGCCAGGAGTAGAATCAATATAATATAACATGCCAGTCGAAGTCAcataacgtgacctgtacgatTGGACCTATATCTCATCAAGCTAAgctagcacacgagtcggagtcacataatgtgacctatacgacaaggctgggtgtaaatatgtatgctcaagtgctacggtcacgtgaaggctgtaCGATAAATCGGTGGTCACCTACTGGTCAGAAATACCtattgtggtatgtacgacaagctgACACcagacttggatccaaggtgagcatgcgatgcgggaggtgaacaatcaTGTGAAAGACTGTGCCTTGGCCcggggcgggagcactaacatcaGGGTGCAGGAATGATGAGCTCTAAAGGCATTTATGCATACCAATGTAAGGCAACCATCTCAACCCTATACTAACTCACCTGGAGCTTACCTGGGCCTCCGTAGCATCATTCAATGTAATTGAATTCATAACAATGCAATGTGTATAAATATAATgcatacttgacatggcattcaaggcataatTCATTTTAAAACGTTTTCTGGAAACTGTAAAGCATAtacgtatgtgtgtgtgtgtgtgtatgtataaaGCAAATGCCCACTCATTGATAAGTAGCATGATCGTAGCCCCCTAATCTGGCTTGTCCACGCTCGTCCTTCGGGTacatctcacctatatgcgataCAACTATTTTTACGTTAATTAATTAGCACATATACAAAATCTAGGATTAACTTCTCATAACTTGCTTAAATGAAAGGTTTGAATATATGAACGTGAACTACTCGACGATACGAACCCACAAAAATTTTCAGAAAGATTTTTGGACAATGGACGAGCCCTCATGCGCCGGTCAAGGCATGGCCACACGTGCTTGCCACTTTCAGGCACATGCACGGCACACCGACGGAAACCCTAACGGTGTtgggaatatttcgtcaaaatAGGCGAAATATTTCGTTAAATAGTAACGGCGTTATCTAACGCCGTTAAAATATTCTGTTAAAGTTAACGGAATATACCTTCTTCTTCTATGGTCACTTGCCGGTCTCCGCTGCCGGCTGTCGCCTGCTCTCGCcgatttttggaaaattttcaaaagcttataTCTACTtcaattcttaaccaaattccatgaaatttatatggatttgaaggtcTTGAAGAGTAGAACACATTCGTACCTATTAGAAGTCCAAAATCCAACGAAAAATGATCGAAAAATTCCTTGGAAAATCCAGCCAACTCTGCACCCTCTCGAACTTGCTTATTCTGACGTCAACTCCACTCCAAAACTACTCCATAGTGTTAAGGAAGTTGAGTGGATACCTTTCCAAGTCCTAAAACTTCTTAACCTCGCTGGGATCCCGTCAGAGTAAACTTGGCTCCTCGCCAAAACTTCTGGTTTTCGAGTTCCCATCGTCCATTCGTTGATCAAATGGTATCACTAGGATTGTGAGGCCATGGGGAACACGATGATGTAAAGCTCACGGTCGATCTGTGAGGTTTTGATGGGTTTGGGTGTGGGTGTGTCACGGTGCAAAGGAATAAGAAGGGAGAAGAGtcgagaaggagagagaatgagagtgtatgtgtgtgtgcgcgtaCGTGATTAAgcagaagagaaagagaaggcCAGTTTTAATTGGTCCAAAAACAATAGGGCCACATATTTGATTGGGCTCAAGAACACGGGAACTAAAATAATTGGGTAAAGGATGCACATAAAGGTAAACATCCAAGGAAAAATACAATGCTATTTACCCATTTACGTATTCAAATAATCGTAAGTTTTCGTTACGACTCCGATTCGAGCCTAACTCGCGTCAACGCATTCGTGACATCGAGTATGATTTAATTACGACGGcagaaataataatttaaaactgCTTATGTACATCTACGGCACTAAGCCAACGATGGTATATTCGTCACTTTACATACTCAGGgagtaaattatataataaattgggATGGGCCGTCACAGTGTGGTTTTAGatgtttaaaaaaaacattttaaaacaGCAAAAACCAAACTGTTCGGTGCAGTTCCATTTAATTCGTGTTTTGGTTCCAAGTGCCCACTCTTACATCTGCTTGTTGGGAGGAATTTTAGCCAATTCTACTTGGTTGGAGGTTCCTACTAGATTAGTTTGTCACATTATAATTGGAGCATTGATTCTTGAACTTTAGTTTAATTGGAGTTTTAGTCTCTAAATTAAAAAGTCATGAGTATTAGTAACTTGTCACAATGTAGTGCAATGATCTTTTTGACTGACATCATTAAAAATTTAATCCATAAAggatttataggaaaaaataacgTATGGAAATTCTAACAGCATATTGTAATAAGTTGAAGGACCAATAACCACAAATTTTTATGTCGTAGATCATCGCTTCAATTAACTTTAACTCTTAATTTTAAAAGGGTTTTTTGAGaccatttagtactacgatttaatggtattcctcttcactggtaagtgagaggttaagttcgattctcaccaaaaacaaatttgaatcatattattgctagcccattgtaaggCTTAGCTTACCTGCCActcttttagtgtagataatatcgtttgttcataaaaaaaatttaaaaaaataaaaaaaataaagaaaatgttttCTGAGGgacatgaaaacaaaaactccttCCGTTCTGCATACAACAGCTGGATCATAAAACTAGAAAAATTTGATTGCATGTTGTCATTGAATTCCAACTCATTAGGACAAAGAAATATATGCAGACATGCAAATTGTCTCAACGTTGATCTGCTGCAGAATCAGTAAGTCATGCTCTTTGGAATTTGACAACCAAACGAAACCTATATATATGCAACTTGGCCATTTTTTGTTGCTTTATCTCTTTAATATTGTTTCATTTTTATACCTTATCCACATCTCAGATTGTTCATTTTTATCATCCCCTCTCTCTCATTGCAATCTGTTTGTTCTTGTTCTCATTGCAACTATAAGTTGgaaagtgttggaatgtgatTGGGACTCATTCTTGCAGctgaagataagataagatatgaTATGATAATGTTTCACTCCAACTATGACTCTTCTTACTTGTACAATATCTTGTCTTCCAAGCATCAACTTTAATTCCTCCAAATCTTAACACATGTTTAACACCTTTTAAACTCCAAAATCATCGAGCCATATGTTGTCCAATCCAAAGTCCAAAATTGCTTCTAGTTGTTTCATTTGATCTCTAATTATCAACTTTACCAATTAGATTTACAATaaaacgaaaataattaaaattactataacaaatgaaaattaactaaataaatgcaaagaaataaaatataaatatgctcctatcattgggCTTTTGTGCCCAACGAAATGTGACCGTCAAATATCATCGAACGGTTGAGAAAGTGTCTCCGGATGACCTGCTATAGACTATACATTGGGAAATCACAAAGTTGGATGATTTTGAGGCAAAGTTGGATGTTTTATGTACAAAAATGGTTGCGGAGTTGGTAAATTTTGAGCAAGACGGAGCAAAACGGCCAGATTTTTAAACAGGTGGTGGGGTTGGATGAGATGATGTAAAATTCTCCACCACGATCACTCAAATCCGTCGTCCTCGTCGCCATACTGGGTCAAGAGGGCCAGACAATTCACCAATTCAATCCTTTCTCCGTAGAACTTGGCGTGCGTGAGTCTACGGGTGGTAATGGTACCTCAGTGCTTGTTTTGGAGGTTGGTGATGATAGCATGGTGGCGGGTCCACTTTTATTAGAGAAATATATAAATAATGGTACAAATAGATGATAAATgtaatatttataaaataaatataaaaaaattaataggaAAAATTGGAATCCCTTATAGTTTTTCtatattatttaaattaaacatgtgccttcttaaaatttgattaaagtgttttgaccaatagtcatctctattttttaaaataaaataatatttgaatttATCATTTTATCATCATAATGCACTTTTCCTTGTTTAGTGGATATTAgtaattaaattatattttctcttcttctaaatatgttttttcgatcatagttttttttttgttatgcaaacatttaatattatttctttttccaaatggattttttttttcaaatagttggtgatcaacataaaagctctgtgtattttttttttcaattttttttgtgaaattatgttttttttgctatttttttaagtatagttGTTGACGAATTATTATTAGGTACCATacattacatatatattatgtgtGGGTATgtttgaatttacaaaaatcatTAACTGGTATATTTATTTGCAATTTTAGTacgtttgatttgatacatattgttaatattgatacattatttttattttggtacgttttattttgtacatattgTGTATTGGTACGTTTATATTATTCTCAATGCTATTTTTACTTAACAtactaaaagaaaaacttatttcGGTACATTTGATTTTGgggaatttaaaaatattttaaactattttgaaaagaaaatatcttAATAGTAGATAATTATTGTTAAATTGTAGAAGtattgtgaaaataaattgaatgtaacccttttttttttttacacaattacCTCTAATTAGAATGCAATTAAAAGGCTAGATTATAGGAAATTTGTTACaatataatatgcatataacaccaaaattatgacaataaaagtttaatcaaaccactaaaaaaacataaatgtttgaactaaaaaattcaaaacgcGCCTATATAAAAATCCCATATTAATATTTGTGTAGCGGAGATTACAATACAAGAACACGTCTCCATCTGCTCAGCGTCTAGAGTGTATTATCCTTCCTCGTTATTCTCACCTACATCAAATTTTCTGTCCATATAAGAGGAAGAACCGTTGATCCTCCGCCCAAGTGACTTCCAACTCCAACCGATTTctgcaaaaccaaaaccaaaaaaaatgacaatctCTTTGCAATCTCCGCCCTTCTCAGCCGTCTCCTCCTCGTTCCAGGTAAACTCCACCAACTCCGCACTTTCtctctctgctctctctctctctagactcTCAGATTTTCTTACTGCTAGCTGACTAACTACTGTACGAACTGTAAAATTAAATCACGGCAGGGGACGAGGCTGAGGTTCTCCAATGGATCCCCACCTTCCAATTTACACTTCACCTTGCAGCGATCCTTTCCTCTCATTCGCGCTTCCACTCTCGACACCGGTTAGTCTCGCTCACTGCTCTCACTCCTCAgctttccattttcttttgttgttgaATTAATTGGATTTTCAGGTTCAACCACTGAATTGGATTCCGTTTCTAGCTACAGCGAGATCGTTCCTGACACCGTGATTTTCGATGACTTCGAGAGGTCTGTAataattgttattattatttttaaacgagcgatattatctatattaaaggGGTGAGAGAGtgggttaagcctcacaatgggctagcaatgatatggttcaaattcgacTTTGGCGTGAATTGAACCTAATAATCTGGTttcgtctttgacgagaatcgaacctaagacatcaagtgaagaggaataccactagaccacaTACTAAGTGGCTTTGAGAGATCTATAATTAATTTTAGGTTTTCTTCTAAGCTTAAATAAAAACGAAgtggaatttgaaaatttgatgatCATGGTGTATAAATTATGAATTGGATACTTTGTTGAATTCATGATAATGTCGTTTCGAATTGATCATACATAACCATTATCTTTCGCAAGATAAATTACATGAatgattttcttcttttgatttttatgttttttaatattttggctTTTTGCTGATTGTTTGTCAATAGGTTTCCTCCAACTGCTGCAACCGTGAGCTCTTCTCTACTCTTGGGTATATGTAGCCTCCCAGATACAATCTTTAGAGTAAGCATTTAACTGGAAAATTAGAGAACTTCAAGTTACTTTTTAATGCTAATATGGGAAGATGTGTCGTATAttctgatttatttttctttggtgTAGAATGCCGTGGATATGGCGCTGGCAGATTCGGAGTGTAATCTGCATGAAAACTCCGACGTGAGATTGTCATGTTTCTTCAACAAGGTTGGTTTTCTCCATCTTATTCATTTGTATGCATATGCCTTGTTAGATTGAACATaggattttaaatttagttctgGGTGTGTAGGCTTTAGTGAATGTTGGTGGTGATTTGGCAAAACTAGTTCCTGGCCGAGTGTCTACTGAGGTGGATGCTCGTCTTGCTTATGACACGCATGGAATTATCAGAAAGGTAATCCTTTCTTTCTGGTGGTTCAATCTATTATTTTCGACTAACACATTATTGGGAAATTAATCATATTGCTTAATTAATTGCGGatgttcaattttaattttttggtttCTATCTTAACTGTGTATGCATTCAGCTCATTCTTAGTTGTTTTTAGAGCAGCTATATGACTTGTTAATGATAATGGTTGGTGCAATGTTTTGCATTGAAGTTTCAGACCTTATATAAAATGTATAGATTTGATAGTTTGTAACGAGATGACTTTTTCATTGCAAACCACTGTTCTCCTGAAAACAAACTTTTCTAGTGATTAGAGGATAAAATGTGTGAGAGGAATGCGATACTGAAATTTTGTTGCATTTTCTTATGGTTGTGCACTTTGTTACTTTAAGtgccaatgttttttttttgcttattaTCCAAAGGCTTCTACTATGACATCATTATGCTATTTTCTATCTTTTTGTTGCAGTCTGTTACAATTGGTGACTTTTTCGTTGCAAACCACTGTTCTCCTGAAAACAAACTTTTCTAGTGATTAGAGGATAAAATGTGTGAGAAGAAAGCGATACTGAAATTTTGTTGCATTTTCTTATGGTTGTGCACTTTGTTAATTTAAGtgccaatgtttttttttgcttaTTATCCAAAGGCTTCTACTATGACATCATTATGCTATTTTCTATCTTTTCATTGCAGTCTGTTACAATTGGTATGTATATATGCAGGTGCATGACTTGCTGAAGTTGTACAATCAAGTTAATGTTCCTCCTGAGCGTTTGCTGTTCAAAATTCCTTCAACTTGGCAAGTGAGTGTCAGATAAAATTACAAGTGCAGTGAATATTCTGTGTTGACTTGATACAATAAGGCAATGATTGTTTTGCTTCATTTTGTTTCATTGGTTGTTGGGTTTATGTACAGGGAATAGAGGCTTCAAGATTACTGGAATCTGAGGGCATACAGACACATTTGACATTTGTGTACAGGTAAGCTTCTTACAATTAATTGGTGTAAGTTTGATAAACCTGTTTGAAACAATTGATTGTATAATGCAAAGGAATACATGATCTTACTATTCTTCATATATGCTTGAAAAACCAGTTTGAAATATGATGTTTGATGTTGCCCCAACTTCTATAAGGGCCCGAGTTTTACGTTTTAGTGGAGATAATTATTCATGCTACCCCTCCTTCcctttctccctctccctcttcctctttGGTCGGGAGACAAGATAGCTTGCTTATGTGTTGAAAATGGTTCCAGAACCATGATCTGGGTGATATCTAGAGGAGCCATTATTGGTATTATGTGGATTACATGTTTTCTTGTTGTGGCAATAAAAAATGCATGAATGTCAATCTATAATCCTGTAGCAGAAGCTATTAGGTTTTGatggtgaaaaaaaaatcagaatgcTGCTTTGCGACTTTGCCATTACCCTTGCTCGTAGAAGACACACCACACCATGGCCTTCTAAGATGAATTCAATTTTAATTCTTGTGTTTGTTGACAGTTTGGTCATTTTTCTTCAGCTTTGCTCAAGCTGCAGCTGCAGCCCAAGCTGGCGCTTCTGTTATCCAGATTTTTGTTGGTCGTCTT of Malus sylvestris chromosome 6, drMalSylv7.2, whole genome shotgun sequence contains these proteins:
- the LOC126625173 gene encoding uncharacterized protein LOC126625173, with the protein product MTISLQSPPFSAVSSSFQGTRLRFSNGSPPSNLHFTLQRSFPLIRASTLDTGSTTELDSVSSYSEIVPDTVIFDDFERFPPTAATVSSSLLLGICSLPDTIFRNAVDMALADSECNLHENSDVRLSCFFNKALVNVGGDLAKLVPGRVSTEVDARLAYDTHGIIRKVHDLLKLYNQVNVPPERLLFKIPSTWQGIEASRLLESEGIQTHLTFVYSFAQAAAAAQAGASVIQIFVGRLRDWSRNHSGDPEIEAALKRGEDPGLALVTKAYNYIHKNGHKSKLMAAAVRNKQDLFSLLGVDYIIAPLKVLQSLKESVTTPEDKYSFIRRLSPQTAATYKFNEEELIKWDQLSFASAVGPAAVELLASGLDGYANQANRVEELFEKIWPPPNV